From Chitinophagales bacterium, the proteins below share one genomic window:
- a CDS encoding TonB-dependent receptor translates to MLKSFFQTLSLLLLLNTFIYAQTGSISGHIADAANNDDIIVGNVYLESDQSKGAASDIDGHFTISNISPGVYNVVASYISYQSKVIEKVEVKAGQTTNLDIALSGITKELQEVVIRTELVKENINSLLVMQKNSSTISDGISSDLIRKTPDKNTAEALKRVSGVTLSENKFAIIRGLSDRYNSAMINGTSLPSTEADRKNFTFDLIPSNLVDNIIITKTAQPDLPGDFAGGLIQVNTRDIPESNFLNVNISGGYNTSSTFKSRYGYAGGNTDWLGIDNGKRILPNNFPNTETVQNASQGEIINYSKMLSNDWGYNKRNSTLPNMAFQISGGLNTKLFKNDFGGIVSVTYNNSNRYNLITRQDFNFSDTGALYRYNDSTYSNNILTGLMVNLGYKFSDRNKILFKNSYTVNSTNSAIIRGGTNFEQNYYVRNYAYDFVSNTLFNSQLAGDHYFEEHGIKLHWELGYAHIGRSEPDFRKLFYNKNIYPNDGNDTSFLAYIPFGSASPSLAGKFFSTLGENVYSESTDISFPFNFLKNKSSAKAGLYYQARDRTFNARVLGYTVTNITAFFSENQNPNAILALPPGQLFDPKNIGTAGFSIDEITNPSDAYTGASQLAAYYLMFDNKLPLNFRIVWGARFEFFNQQLKSFDYANAPIEVNTKSSDFSKLPFDFLPSANLVYGVDDKTNLRLSFSKTVARPEFRELAPFSFYDFATTSVVIGNDSLRRTNIFNYDFRAEHFFGNGQLVSASVFYKKFNEPIEQTIDFISSGGYIRSYRNVTAASNIGVEFELRKNLDFLQGISRWKQFSNIIFSANLAYINSKVDVRSIANSADSTRSLQGQSPYIINLGLTYNEPISGLGFSVFFNQIGRRIIAVGSSEYLDIYEAPRPVMDIQVSKKIFKNGSVRISMQDVFATDGVFYQDENHDGKFRAANDKQIINVSTGRVISAGLSFNF, encoded by the coding sequence ATGCTAAAATCATTTTTTCAGACCCTTTCCCTGCTACTGTTGTTGAATACCTTTATATATGCTCAGACAGGAAGTATTTCCGGACATATTGCCGATGCTGCTAACAACGATGATATTATTGTAGGAAATGTTTACCTCGAAAGTGACCAAAGCAAAGGAGCAGCTTCCGATATCGACGGGCATTTTACCATAAGCAATATTTCTCCCGGTGTTTATAACGTGGTAGCTTCCTATATCAGCTATCAAAGCAAAGTAATTGAAAAGGTAGAAGTAAAGGCTGGCCAGACCACCAATCTGGATATTGCTTTATCCGGCATTACCAAAGAATTGCAGGAAGTGGTAATAAGAACAGAATTAGTGAAAGAGAATATCAATTCACTATTGGTGATGCAAAAAAACAGCAGTACTATTTCCGACGGCATCTCATCTGATCTTATACGTAAAACACCGGATAAGAATACTGCCGAAGCCCTTAAAAGAGTAAGCGGCGTTACACTTTCAGAGAATAAGTTTGCGATCATTCGCGGGTTGAGTGACCGTTATAATTCAGCAATGATAAACGGTACTTCACTTCCCAGCACGGAAGCTGATCGAAAAAATTTTACGTTCGACCTTATTCCTTCAAACCTTGTAGATAATATTATAATAACCAAAACCGCCCAACCCGATTTACCTGGTGATTTTGCCGGTGGCCTGATACAGGTAAATACACGGGATATTCCGGAATCTAATTTTTTGAATGTGAATATTTCGGGAGGGTATAATACTTCCTCAACGTTTAAATCCCGATATGGCTATGCCGGTGGGAATACGGACTGGCTTGGAATAGATAACGGAAAACGAATTCTTCCCAATAATTTTCCTAATACAGAAACGGTTCAAAATGCTTCGCAGGGCGAGATCATTAACTATTCAAAGATGCTGTCTAATGATTGGGGTTATAATAAACGAAATTCTACCCTTCCCAATATGGCATTTCAAATATCAGGGGGATTAAATACCAAGCTCTTTAAAAATGACTTTGGAGGCATCGTTTCTGTAACCTATAATAATTCCAACCGCTATAATTTAATTACTCGTCAGGATTTTAATTTCTCAGATACCGGCGCACTTTATCGATATAATGATTCGACATACAGTAATAATATTCTGACAGGATTGATGGTGAATCTTGGGTATAAGTTTTCAGATAGAAATAAAATACTCTTTAAAAATTCCTACACTGTAAATTCTACGAACTCCGCAATTATTCGTGGTGGTACTAATTTTGAACAGAATTATTATGTGCGAAACTATGCTTACGACTTTGTTTCCAATACCCTTTTTAACAGTCAGCTTGCCGGAGATCATTACTTCGAAGAACACGGAATAAAATTGCATTGGGAATTAGGCTACGCACACATTGGTCGCTCAGAACCCGATTTCAGGAAACTTTTTTATAATAAAAATATCTATCCAAATGATGGAAACGATACCTCTTTCCTCGCTTATATTCCATTTGGTTCCGCTTCACCATCGCTGGCGGGTAAATTCTTTTCCACCCTCGGTGAAAACGTTTACAGTGAATCTACGGATATAAGTTTTCCATTTAACTTTCTGAAGAATAAAAGCAGCGCAAAAGCAGGACTTTATTACCAGGCTCGGGACCGTACCTTCAATGCTCGTGTTTTAGGTTATACAGTAACAAATATTACTGCCTTCTTTTCAGAAAATCAAAATCCGAATGCAATCTTGGCGTTACCTCCCGGTCAACTGTTTGATCCGAAAAATATCGGAACCGCCGGATTTAGCATTGACGAGATCACGAATCCATCCGATGCTTATACAGGAGCAAGTCAGCTTGCCGCTTATTACCTTATGTTCGATAATAAGCTGCCTTTAAATTTCAGGATTGTATGGGGCGCACGCTTTGAATTCTTTAATCAGCAATTAAAATCATTTGATTACGCGAATGCGCCGATCGAGGTGAATACTAAATCTTCAGATTTTTCGAAACTGCCCTTTGACTTTTTACCTTCTGCCAACCTGGTTTACGGAGTTGATGATAAAACCAATCTTCGCCTTAGCTTTTCTAAGACAGTTGCCCGTCCTGAATTCCGCGAGCTGGCACCTTTTTCATTCTACGACTTTGCAACCACCTCAGTAGTGATTGGAAATGATTCCCTGCGGAGAACTAATATCTTTAATTATGATTTTCGCGCCGAACATTTCTTTGGGAATGGTCAATTAGTTTCTGCAAGTGTTTTTTATAAAAAGTTTAATGAGCCCATTGAGCAGACCATAGATTTTATATCGAGCGGTGGCTACATCCGTTCCTACCGAAATGTTACTGCTGCCAGCAACATTGGAGTCGAGTTTGAATTAAGAAAAAACCTGGATTTTCTGCAAGGAATAAGCCGATGGAAACAGTTCAGCAACATTATATTTTCCGCGAATCTTGCTTACATTAATTCGAAAGTGGATGTGCGGTCTATTGCAAACTCAGCTGATTCTACACGCAGCTTACAAGGTCAATCACCTTACATCATTAACCTGGGGTTAACCTACAATGAACCCATTTCAGGATTAGGATTCAGCGTCTTCTTTAATCAGATCGGGAGAAGAATTATTGCAGTTGGGTCAAGTGAGTACCTCGATATTTATGAAGCTCCGCGTCCGGTTATGGACATCCAGGTGTCTAAAAAGATTTTTAAAAACGGAAGCGTACGGATCAGTATGCAGGATGTATTTGCAACGGATGGTGTATTCTACCAGGATGAAAACCATGATGGTAAATTCCGCGCAGCTAATGATAAGCAAATAATAAATGTTTCTACGGGAA
- a CDS encoding HlyC/CorC family transporter gives METLARLGILLLLVILNGVFAMSEISLVSSRKVRLERLAKKGSRGAKIALKLSNDPQKFLPTVQIGMTAVSIVAGLYGGESFSGDVSAFFARYDFLKEYSGILGVIVIVIFTTFLTMVVGELVPKTIGLSRPEPIALILGPVMNVVYYVAAPFIWLLNISTKFILRLLRFREQSEPPVTEEELEHLIQQSSEHGVLEKQESDMMRSIFRTADRNVNTLMTHRQEIIWIDVDATTSEVQHLIEQSIHTNFPVCDNSMDKILGIVSIKDILVQLSKKKFLDIRTIMKQPVYVPESMPALEVLENFRNSGVHVTLVVNEYGSVEGIVTLHDVVESIFGNIPLAKHHIRDEAVQRKDGSWLIDGVMQTYEWSELLGLPDISEEDTGNYNTLGGFIMHQLGRIPKPADHFFFRNHQFEVMDMDGKRVDKVLARKMENA, from the coding sequence ATGGAAACACTTGCACGGTTAGGAATTCTTCTATTGCTTGTTATTCTGAATGGCGTATTTGCTATGTCGGAGATATCACTGGTTTCTTCCAGAAAAGTACGGCTCGAGCGGTTAGCTAAAAAAGGAAGCCGCGGCGCAAAAATTGCACTGAAGCTTTCAAATGACCCTCAGAAATTCTTACCTACTGTACAAATCGGTATGACGGCCGTTAGCATTGTAGCCGGATTATACGGAGGGGAATCTTTTTCAGGTGATGTGTCTGCCTTTTTTGCCAGGTACGATTTTTTAAAAGAATATTCAGGCATACTTGGAGTAATTGTGATCGTGATATTTACCACCTTTTTGACTATGGTTGTTGGTGAGCTGGTTCCTAAAACTATTGGCCTTTCAAGACCTGAGCCTATTGCGTTAATTCTTGGTCCGGTGATGAATGTTGTTTATTATGTAGCGGCACCATTTATCTGGTTGCTGAATATTTCAACAAAATTTATTCTTCGCCTTTTACGCTTCCGGGAACAAAGTGAACCACCTGTAACTGAAGAAGAACTTGAGCACCTGATCCAGCAAAGCTCTGAGCATGGAGTACTTGAAAAGCAGGAATCAGATATGATGCGCAGCATTTTTCGCACCGCAGACCGCAATGTGAATACCCTAATGACGCACCGCCAGGAAATTATCTGGATAGATGTAGATGCCACTACAAGTGAAGTGCAGCATCTTATAGAACAGAGTATCCACACAAATTTTCCTGTCTGTGATAATAGCATGGATAAAATATTGGGCATCGTATCCATTAAGGATATCCTTGTTCAGTTAAGTAAAAAAAAGTTTCTGGACATCCGTACCATTATGAAACAGCCGGTCTACGTACCGGAATCCATGCCAGCACTTGAAGTGCTTGAAAACTTCAGGAACAGTGGGGTTCATGTAACGCTTGTTGTAAATGAGTATGGATCAGTTGAAGGAATTGTTACCCTTCATGATGTGGTGGAATCCATCTTTGGGAATATTCCACTTGCAAAGCATCACATCCGGGATGAGGCTGTACAGAGAAAAGATGGTTCCTGGCTAATAGATGGTGTTATGCAAACTTATGAATGGAGTGAGCTGCTTGGTTTGCCGGATATTTCGGAAGAAGATACCGGAAACTACAATACCCTTGGTGGCTTCATCATGCATCAGCTCGGACGAATTCCTAAGCCGGCGGATCATTTTTTTTTCCGCAATCACCAGTTCGAGGTAATGGATATGGATGGAAAACGAGTAGATAAAGTTCTTGCGAGGAAAATGGAAAATGCTTGA
- a CDS encoding acyl transferase, which produces MMSRDELRSKIFSITDSSFTEIALEVFQFQYGECEIYRRYCILQKTSVQDVSTIEQIPFLPVELFKTHRIGTGNFIEQKTFISSGTTRDQSAQHYVHDIKLYEESILKGFQLFFGSPEQYCFLALLPSYLQKGNSSLVYMADFLIKETKHIRSGFFLYNHDDLFNILLSLEAASQKTILLGVSFALLDFAEKFKIHLNHTAVIETGGMKGRRQEITREALHDILKRSFGVKNIYSEYGMTELLSQAYFLEDQTFHCPPWMKILIRDVNDPLQIIDSDRTGAINIIDLANLDSCAFIATSDLGKKYHNGTFDVLGRMDYSDVRGCNLLME; this is translated from the coding sequence ATGATGTCCAGAGATGAACTGCGATCAAAAATATTTTCAATTACGGATTCGTCATTTACAGAAATTGCCTTGGAAGTTTTTCAGTTTCAGTATGGTGAATGTGAAATTTATAGAAGATACTGTATTTTGCAAAAAACTAGTGTTCAGGATGTCAGCACAATAGAACAGATCCCGTTTCTTCCGGTAGAACTGTTTAAAACGCACCGGATAGGAACTGGAAATTTTATAGAACAGAAAACATTTATCAGCAGCGGCACAACGCGCGATCAAAGTGCACAGCACTATGTGCATGATATAAAACTTTACGAAGAAAGTATACTTAAAGGATTTCAATTATTTTTTGGAAGCCCCGAACAATATTGTTTTCTCGCCTTGCTTCCCTCCTATCTGCAAAAAGGGAATTCTTCACTGGTTTATATGGCAGATTTCCTGATAAAGGAAACTAAGCATATACGTAGCGGGTTCTTCCTTTACAACCACGATGATTTATTTAATATCCTTTTAAGTCTCGAAGCTGCATCGCAAAAAACCATTCTTTTAGGTGTTTCCTTTGCCTTGCTTGATTTTGCTGAAAAGTTTAAGATCCACTTAAATCATACTGCAGTGATTGAAACAGGTGGCATGAAGGGACGCCGGCAAGAAATTACACGTGAAGCATTGCACGACATATTGAAAAGATCATTCGGGGTGAAAAATATTTACAGTGAATATGGAATGACCGAACTATTGTCGCAGGCATATTTCCTGGAGGATCAAACATTCCATTGCCCGCCATGGATGAAAATTTTAATCCGTGATGTGAATGACCCGCTTCAAATAATTGATTCAGATCGAACAGGTGCTATCAACATAATCGATCTCGCTAACCTTGACTCCTGTGCTTTTATTGCTACCTCAGACCTGGGAAAAAAATATCATAATGGCACTTTTGATGTCCTGGGACGAATGGATTATAGCGATGTGAGGGGTTGTAATTTATTGATGGAATAA
- a CDS encoding T9SS type A sorting domain-containing protein, producing the protein MAILTRRVLISTPFSSDLLQITVTNNNGVVIKSISTWDDQYDLNLRDLPPGDYLITVQKGETIKNRKVLLK; encoded by the coding sequence ATGGCAATTCTAACGAGAAGAGTTCTTATATCCACCCCTTTCAGCAGTGACCTGCTCCAGATAACGGTAACAAATAATAATGGAGTCGTCATAAAAAGCATTTCTACCTGGGATGATCAATATGATCTTAATTTAAGAGACCTTCCACCGGGGGACTACCTGATTACGGTTCAGAAAGGGGAGACTATAAAAAATAGAAAGGTACTTCTTAAATAA
- the pyk gene encoding pyruvate kinase yields the protein MSEKKAVEFTRTKIIATIGPASRNYETIGAMVEEGMDVARMNFSHSTHEDHQQTVDLVRKYNLENKTNVCLLGDLQGPKLRIGMVLNNEIFLSVGKKIMLTSEETVSTPEKLYIKYDRLAQDIKPGEYILLDDGKLTIEIISSDHKNLAEGKVIHGGRLTSKKGVNFPHSQLSVPAISDKDIADLEFALKNEVEWIALSFVRNADDITQLRALLHQRNSKAKVIAKIEKPEAVKNIEDIIAASDAIMVARGDLGVEMEMEQVPILQKQIVKSSINAAKPVIIATQMMESMIQNATPTRAETNDVTNAVLDGADAVMLSAETSTGLYPVEVVKTMERIVRYAETQDAVYNKRKVVNPSSHTFLSDEICHQACLICDQLNAKAIVSMTHSGYTAFQLASFRPKAPIFIFTDNKKLFNAFSLVWGVQVLFYNRFATTDETIKDVNGVLKSLGHVSSGNLVINTASMPLHERSRTNTIKVSRIE from the coding sequence ATGAGTGAAAAGAAAGCGGTAGAATTTACCCGGACTAAAATAATTGCTACCATTGGACCAGCTTCCCGTAATTATGAAACTATCGGGGCTATGGTAGAAGAAGGAATGGATGTGGCGCGTATGAATTTTTCACATAGCACACATGAAGATCATCAGCAAACAGTTGACCTTGTCAGAAAATATAACCTGGAAAATAAAACGAATGTTTGCCTGCTTGGCGATCTGCAGGGGCCAAAGCTTCGGATTGGCATGGTGCTGAACAATGAAATTTTTTTATCCGTCGGAAAAAAAATAATGCTCACATCCGAGGAAACCGTCTCGACACCTGAGAAATTATACATTAAATATGACCGCCTGGCACAGGACATAAAACCCGGAGAATACATCCTCCTTGATGATGGAAAGCTGACGATTGAAATTATTAGCAGCGATCATAAAAATTTAGCGGAAGGAAAAGTTATTCATGGAGGCAGGTTAACTTCCAAAAAGGGGGTTAATTTCCCGCACAGCCAGCTTTCAGTGCCCGCTATTTCAGATAAGGATATAGCCGATCTTGAATTTGCACTGAAAAACGAAGTAGAATGGATTGCGCTTTCATTTGTACGTAATGCTGACGATATTACCCAGTTAAGAGCGCTTCTTCACCAGCGCAATTCAAAGGCAAAAGTGATTGCAAAGATCGAGAAACCGGAAGCTGTTAAAAACATAGAAGATATAATTGCTGCATCGGATGCTATTATGGTGGCACGGGGCGATTTAGGTGTGGAAATGGAAATGGAGCAGGTACCCATCCTCCAAAAACAGATAGTAAAGTCATCTATCAATGCTGCCAAGCCGGTTATTATAGCTACGCAAATGATGGAGAGCATGATTCAAAACGCTACCCCTACCCGCGCCGAGACCAATGATGTAACCAATGCAGTTCTCGATGGAGCAGATGCGGTGATGCTAAGCGCTGAAACATCAACCGGCTTATACCCTGTTGAAGTTGTGAAAACGATGGAACGAATTGTACGCTATGCAGAAACCCAGGATGCTGTATATAATAAGCGCAAGGTTGTGAACCCATCTTCCCATACTTTTCTCTCGGATGAAATATGCCACCAGGCATGCTTGATATGCGACCAGCTTAATGCAAAAGCAATAGTGAGCATGACGCACTCCGGATATACTGCATTTCAACTGGCGAGCTTTCGTCCGAAAGCGCCGATTTTCATTTTTACAGATAATAAAAAATTATTCAATGCCTTTAGCTTGGTTTGGGGGGTTCAGGTTCTTTTTTATAATCGGTTTGCTACCACCGACGAAACCATAAAAGATGTGAATGGAGTTTTAAAATCATTGGGACATGTATCTTCCGGTAACCTGGTGATCAACACGGCAAGTATGCCGCTCCATGAGCGAAGCAGAACCAACACCATTAAGGTTAGCAGGATTGAATAG
- the alaS gene encoding alanine--tRNA ligase — MNAKEIRKTFIDFFKSKGHSIVPGAPLVIKNDPTLMFTNAGMNQFKDIFLGEKSPSFRRVADTQKCLRVSGKHNDLEEVGIDTYHHTMFEMLGNWSFGDSKAENGIGVGYFKKEAIQWAWELLTKVCNLNPDRLYVTIFEGDTGENIEKDEEALACWKEWIDEDRILPFNKKDNFWEMGESGPCGPCSEIHFDIRPDEERKKVDGKSLVNKGDPQVIEIWNLVFIQFNRLMNGSLQPLPAKHVDTGMGFERLTRVLQNKFSNYDTDIFQPLIRFIEKISGIQYGNSEKSDIAMRVISDHIRAIAFAIADGQLPSNTGAGYVIRRILRRAVRYYYSFLNIQTPLLYKMIPQLAEEFSDVFPEIKMQQEFISKAVEEEEKTFLKTLEKGLHRLSNYFEIQSQKADAEPAEKNVSGSTSEKRPPTDLNHKLPYTIEGKFAFELYDTFGFPLDLTRLIASERNWDIDEEGFNDELKKQKERSRTASEIVSEDWIEINKTDKIEFVGYDSLQSITSVVKYRKQKSKEKEVFQLVLDKTPFYAESGGQVGDKGKLVFGDEEVEVLNTKKENDLIIHFVNRFPGSFNETVNAKVNPELRASIMNNHTATHLLHAALRKILGTHVQQKGSLVSAGYLRFDFSHFSKVNKQELQQIEELVNKKIRENILRQVDIMSVEEAMNTGAMALFGEKYGDQVRVITFDSGYSRELCGGTHVPATGAIGYFKIVLETAVAAGVRRIEAITGEAATQLISKTFDRLDYISELLGNAKDVEKSIQNLQSQSEVFKRQIESYNMLKIKQLKDSLKQTVEVINGYKFIGTVTDLDSVEALKKLSYDLRNEVSDLVFVGGAAIDGKANLCVIIADSLVKERSMDAVKIIRDISKEINGSGGGQKFFASAGGSDSSGLTRAIEAARNYLKN, encoded by the coding sequence ATGAATGCAAAAGAAATAAGAAAAACATTTATTGATTTCTTTAAATCAAAAGGCCATTCTATTGTACCTGGTGCTCCTCTTGTAATAAAAAACGATCCTACGCTGATGTTCACTAATGCGGGAATGAACCAGTTTAAAGATATTTTTCTTGGTGAAAAGAGTCCATCTTTCCGTCGTGTTGCCGATACACAAAAATGTTTACGCGTCTCTGGTAAACATAATGATCTGGAAGAAGTAGGAATTGATACCTATCATCATACGATGTTTGAAATGCTGGGCAACTGGTCGTTTGGCGATTCAAAAGCTGAAAATGGAATCGGAGTCGGTTATTTTAAAAAGGAAGCTATCCAATGGGCATGGGAACTATTAACGAAAGTCTGCAACCTTAATCCGGACCGTTTGTATGTAACCATTTTTGAAGGAGATACCGGAGAGAATATTGAAAAGGATGAGGAAGCATTGGCTTGTTGGAAAGAATGGATTGATGAGGATCGCATATTACCATTTAATAAGAAAGATAACTTCTGGGAGATGGGCGAATCAGGGCCTTGTGGTCCGTGTTCGGAAATTCACTTTGACATTCGCCCTGATGAGGAGCGCAAAAAAGTGGATGGAAAGAGTTTAGTAAATAAAGGTGACCCGCAGGTAATAGAGATCTGGAATTTAGTATTTATCCAGTTTAACCGTTTAATGAATGGCTCGCTGCAACCGCTTCCTGCAAAGCATGTGGATACCGGGATGGGCTTCGAAAGGTTGACACGCGTACTGCAAAATAAATTTTCTAATTACGATACGGATATTTTTCAGCCGCTGATCCGCTTCATTGAAAAAATTTCCGGCATTCAATATGGCAATTCGGAAAAGAGTGATATAGCCATGCGGGTGATAAGTGACCATATCCGCGCCATCGCTTTTGCAATTGCTGACGGACAGCTTCCATCTAACACGGGAGCAGGTTATGTGATCAGAAGAATTTTACGGCGTGCCGTGAGGTATTATTACAGTTTTCTGAATATACAAACACCGCTTTTGTATAAAATGATACCTCAGCTTGCTGAGGAATTTAGTGATGTGTTTCCTGAAATAAAAATGCAGCAGGAATTTATTTCAAAAGCAGTTGAAGAAGAGGAGAAGACCTTCCTGAAAACGCTCGAAAAAGGGCTTCACCGTCTCTCAAATTATTTCGAAATTCAGTCGCAAAAAGCTGATGCCGAACCTGCAGAAAAAAATGTCTCAGGAAGTACTTCTGAAAAGAGACCACCAACAGATTTAAATCATAAACTGCCATATACGATAGAGGGTAAATTTGCATTCGAGCTGTATGATACTTTTGGTTTTCCACTGGATTTAACCCGGCTTATTGCCTCTGAAAGAAACTGGGATATTGATGAGGAAGGATTTAATGATGAATTAAAAAAACAAAAGGAGCGCTCCCGCACTGCTTCCGAAATTGTAAGCGAAGACTGGATCGAGATTAATAAAACCGATAAGATCGAATTTGTCGGTTATGATTCACTGCAATCAATAACTTCAGTGGTTAAATACAGAAAGCAAAAATCTAAGGAAAAGGAAGTATTTCAGCTTGTATTAGACAAAACTCCTTTCTATGCGGAAAGCGGAGGGCAGGTAGGCGATAAAGGAAAATTAGTTTTTGGTGATGAAGAAGTAGAAGTGCTGAATACGAAAAAGGAAAATGACCTTATCATTCATTTTGTAAATAGGTTTCCCGGATCTTTTAATGAAACAGTAAATGCAAAGGTGAATCCTGAATTGCGTGCCAGTATTATGAACAACCATACTGCAACACACCTGCTCCATGCTGCGTTAAGAAAAATTTTAGGCACTCATGTTCAGCAAAAGGGATCACTTGTTTCTGCAGGTTACCTGCGATTTGACTTTTCTCATTTTTCTAAAGTGAATAAACAGGAGTTACAGCAAATTGAGGAACTGGTAAATAAAAAAATCAGGGAGAACATTTTGAGACAGGTAGATATAATGTCTGTGGAAGAAGCAATGAATACTGGAGCAATGGCGCTCTTTGGTGAAAAATACGGTGACCAGGTTAGGGTAATAACATTCGATTCAGGTTATTCACGGGAATTGTGTGGTGGCACTCATGTTCCGGCAACAGGAGCCATTGGCTATTTTAAAATTGTGTTGGAGACGGCTGTTGCAGCAGGTGTTCGTCGCATCGAAGCTATCACGGGTGAGGCAGCAACTCAGCTTATCAGCAAAACTTTTGATCGCCTTGATTATATTTCCGAACTGTTGGGTAATGCGAAAGATGTGGAGAAAAGCATTCAGAATCTTCAATCTCAAAGTGAAGTGTTTAAAAGACAGATAGAATCCTATAACATGCTGAAAATAAAACAGTTAAAGGATTCATTGAAACAAACAGTGGAAGTAATAAACGGGTATAAATTTATTGGGACAGTTACGGATCTTGATTCTGTAGAAGCTTTAAAAAAGCTTTCTTATGACCTTAGAAATGAGGTTTCAGATCTTGTATTTGTTGGAGGCGCAGCTATTGATGGAAAAGCAAACTTATGTGTTATAATTGCTGATAGTTTAGTGAAAGAAAGGTCAATGGATGCCGTTAAAATTATCCGTGATATCAGTAAAGAGATTAATGGCTCAGGAGGGGGACAGAAATTTTTTGCCTCTGCTGGTGGCTCAGATTCTTCGGGACTTACAAGAGCTATCGAAGCAGCAAGAAATTATCTCAAAAACTAG
- a CDS encoding DUF2158 domain-containing protein, whose translation MRKNKKHILPHYKVGDVVVLRSGGPYMTVDDIDVDKGILECIWFTDEDEKEHDRFRAEVLDRVDDSEDYRPDMANIENGSMPSEKTIEEENNTVNQDRTANAPGENVEVIKSKDRKR comes from the coding sequence ATGCGTAAAAATAAAAAACACATACTGCCACATTATAAAGTTGGAGATGTAGTGGTTCTTCGAAGCGGAGGACCTTATATGACAGTGGATGATATTGATGTTGATAAGGGAATTTTAGAATGTATCTGGTTTACGGATGAAGATGAGAAAGAGCATGATCGTTTTCGTGCGGAAGTTCTTGACCGCGTTGATGATTCTGAGGACTACAGGCCAGATATGGCAAATATTGAAAACGGAAGTATGCCATCAGAGAAAACCATTGAGGAAGAAAATAATACAGTTAACCAGGATCGTACCGCGAATGCACCTGGTGAAAACGTCGAGGTTATTAAAAGCAAGGATAGAAAAAGGTAA
- a CDS encoding M23 family metallopeptidase, translating into MKKVKYYYNTHSLGYEKYEEPLRNRIWKLIGLISATLVFAFIIVYLAYAYLDSPKEKELRRELSQIQFEYDVLNKKLDQVNQVMADLQDRDDNIYRVIFEAEPIPSSIRQAGSGGANKYKDLMNFDNSELMLSTAQKLDKIKRQLYIQSKSYDQITLMIQKKEEVLASIPAIQPISSQEVSHLASGFGMRIDPIYKIPKMHEGLDFAAPEGTPVHATGNGVVLIVEYGDRGYGRNVTLAHMVGYQTHYCHLSRISVKQGQHIKRGDIIGYVGSTGKSTAPHLHYEVILNGAKIDPINFFFDDLTPKEYAELLKLSDQSNQSFD; encoded by the coding sequence ATGAAAAAGGTAAAATATTATTACAATACTCATTCACTAGGGTATGAAAAGTATGAAGAACCGTTGCGGAATCGTATATGGAAGCTGATAGGTCTTATTTCTGCAACACTTGTTTTCGCATTTATCATCGTATACCTGGCATATGCCTATTTGGATTCACCCAAAGAAAAAGAATTGAGACGTGAATTATCGCAGATACAATTTGAGTACGATGTGCTTAATAAAAAATTGGACCAGGTAAACCAGGTAATGGCTGATCTTCAGGACCGGGATGACAATATTTACAGGGTTATTTTTGAAGCAGAACCCATACCATCCAGCATCAGGCAGGCAGGTTCCGGTGGGGCTAACAAATACAAAGACCTGATGAATTTTGATAACAGCGAACTTATGCTGAGCACTGCACAAAAGCTAGATAAGATCAAAAGGCAGCTTTATATACAGTCTAAATCTTACGACCAGATTACACTAATGATCCAAAAGAAAGAAGAAGTGCTTGCTTCTATTCCTGCCATTCAGCCTATTTCAAGTCAGGAAGTCTCCCATCTTGCTTCAGGCTTTGGGATGCGGATCGATCCCATTTATAAAATCCCGAAGATGCATGAAGGTCTCGACTTTGCTGCACCTGAGGGCACCCCTGTCCATGCAACAGGCAACGGTGTAGTATTGATCGTTGAATACGGTGACCGGGGTTATGGACGTAATGTAACATTAGCTCATATGGTGGGGTATCAAACACATTATTGCCACTTAAGCAGAATTTCTGTAAAGCAAGGGCAACATATAAAGCGGGGTGATATTATAGGATATGTTGGCAGTACCGGAAAGTCCACAGCTCCTCACCTGCATTATGAAGTAATATTAAACGGAGCGAAAATTGATCCAATAAATTTCTTTTTTGATGATCTCACTCCTAAAGAATATGCGGAACTGCTCAAGCTTTCCGACCAATCAAATCAGTCTTTCGATTAA